From the genome of Hymenobacter sp. PAMC 26628, one region includes:
- a CDS encoding BlaI/MecI/CopY family transcriptional regulator, protein MSKAPPKPTDSELEILHVLWQHGPATVRAVNDELGQRRQAEVGYTTTLKLLQLMLDKGLVRRDDEGRSHVYRAAVREQDTQNLLLDKFVAATFGGSALKLVMQALGNRQTSADELAQLRRLLNDIEIQNSSTSTTDDDHDRA, encoded by the coding sequence ATGAGCAAAGCCCCACCCAAACCTACTGATTCCGAACTGGAAATATTGCACGTGCTCTGGCAGCACGGGCCCGCCACGGTACGCGCCGTGAACGACGAGCTGGGCCAGCGCCGGCAGGCTGAGGTTGGCTATACCACCACCCTGAAGCTGCTCCAGCTAATGCTTGACAAGGGCCTGGTGCGGCGCGACGACGAGGGCCGCAGCCACGTGTACCGGGCCGCCGTGCGCGAGCAGGACACCCAAAACCTGCTGCTCGACAAGTTCGTGGCGGCCACCTTCGGCGGTTCGGCCCTGAAGCTGGTGATGCAGGCGCTGGGCAACCGCCAAACCTCGGCCGACGAGCTGGCCCAGCTGCGCCGGCTGCTAAACGACATCGAGATCCAAAATTCCTCCACCTCTACTACCGACGACGACCATGACCGCGCTTGA
- the folB gene encoding dihydroneopterin aldolase, whose protein sequence is MGQIALEGMEFFAFHGYYDEEQRIGNKYGVDLYIRTDLLAAGASDKLDNTVNYEVLYRLIAEEMRAPARLLEHVAHRVLDRVMAELPHVQQVKISVSKFNPPLGGICHRARVTLKRKR, encoded by the coding sequence GTGGGCCAAATTGCACTTGAAGGGATGGAGTTCTTTGCCTTCCACGGCTACTACGACGAGGAACAGCGCATTGGCAACAAGTACGGTGTGGATTTGTACATCCGCACCGATTTGCTGGCCGCGGGCGCGTCGGACAAGCTCGATAATACCGTGAACTACGAGGTGCTGTACCGCCTGATTGCCGAGGAAATGCGGGCCCCCGCCCGACTGCTTGAGCACGTGGCCCACCGGGTGCTCGACCGCGTGATGGCCGAGCTGCCCCACGTGCAGCAGGTGAAAATCAGCGTCAGCAAGTTCAACCCGCCGCTGGGCGGCATTTGCCACCGGGCCCGCGTGACACTGAAGCGGAAGCGCTAG
- a CDS encoding DivIVA domain-containing protein, translating into MKLTALDIRQKTFEKSFRGVDRDEVQAFLTTVSQQWERLGDENRELRLKLEHAQLDVQKMREVESSLYRTLKTAEDTGHSITEQAQREAALHRREAQLQAEHALAEARQRARAIVDEAYQTAEKTVADMQRQASGLGQECQQLEQQLDGLVRDLQRLAADAAAQADKAGQRPKGGAAAILSRAASVKVERPTEPAAPETPPAMFTASAPVLTAPAATAPSPSAFVDRPDRGPALVSAPADYNPKPGQQPDPGQAPGPDIERPNAPAENPGISPAPNIEQPAPSQVPEPAPPYVEPAAPDIVPVGPSRPEIGQPSPVTHPGQPMGAVAAEKSFFDEI; encoded by the coding sequence ATGAAACTCACCGCCCTCGACATCCGGCAGAAAACGTTTGAAAAGTCCTTCCGGGGCGTGGACCGCGACGAGGTGCAGGCCTTCCTCACCACCGTGTCGCAGCAGTGGGAGCGGCTGGGCGACGAAAACCGCGAGCTGCGCCTCAAGCTGGAGCACGCCCAACTGGACGTGCAGAAGATGCGCGAAGTGGAAAGCAGCCTCTACCGCACCCTGAAAACGGCCGAGGACACCGGCCACAGCATCACCGAGCAGGCCCAGCGCGAGGCTGCCCTGCACCGGCGCGAGGCCCAGCTCCAGGCCGAGCACGCCCTGGCCGAGGCCCGCCAGCGCGCCCGCGCCATCGTGGACGAGGCCTACCAAACAGCCGAAAAAACCGTGGCCGACATGCAGCGCCAGGCCAGCGGCCTCGGCCAGGAGTGCCAGCAGCTGGAGCAGCAGCTCGACGGCCTGGTGCGCGACTTGCAGCGCCTGGCCGCCGACGCCGCTGCCCAGGCCGACAAAGCCGGCCAGCGGCCCAAAGGCGGTGCGGCGGCCATCCTTTCGCGCGCGGCCAGCGTAAAGGTGGAGCGGCCCACCGAACCGGCCGCCCCCGAAACCCCTCCCGCCATGTTCACCGCTTCCGCTCCCGTACTCACCGCACCGGCCGCTACTGCGCCCAGCCCGTCGGCGTTCGTCGACCGCCCTGATCGGGGCCCCGCCCTGGTGTCCGCGCCGGCCGATTACAACCCCAAGCCCGGCCAGCAGCCCGACCCAGGTCAAGCCCCGGGCCCCGACATTGAGCGCCCCAACGCCCCGGCCGAAAACCCCGGCATTTCGCCCGCGCCCAACATCGAGCAGCCCGCCCCGTCGCAAGTGCCCGAGCCGGCCCCGCCCTACGTGGAGCCCGCCGCGCCCGACATCGTGCCCGTGGGCCCCAGCCGGCCTGAAATCGGCCAGCCCTCGCCCGTGACGCATCCCGGCCAGCCGATGGGCGCCGTGGCCGCCGAGAAGTCGTTTTTTGACGAAATCTAA
- a CDS encoding WD40 repeat domain-containing protein yields MVRPEVHKIAALTGHRDAVYALTGGPGSAVYSSGADGLVVGWDAADPARDGEVLARVENSVYALRHLPALNWLVLGHNFQGLQAIDLAQKTLVHAAALPPVAIFEIVASESRQRLYAGLADGTLAVLTLPDLRLEKLLRVAQGKSLRCLALHEGRAELAVGSSDALTRILDLDSLALKYELGESTNSVFSVAYSPDGGTLLTAGRDAQIRAWDVATGYALAQTVGAHMYTINHLAFSPDGRYLASCSLDKSIKIWDAADRTLLRVLDRARAAGHGTSVNRLVWPGTENRLVSCSDDRSLAVWQVGT; encoded by the coding sequence ATGGTTCGCCCGGAAGTCCACAAAATTGCCGCCCTCACCGGCCACCGCGACGCGGTGTACGCGCTGACCGGGGGCCCCGGCAGCGCCGTGTACTCGTCGGGGGCCGACGGACTGGTGGTGGGCTGGGACGCCGCCGACCCCGCCCGCGACGGCGAGGTGCTGGCCCGCGTCGAGAATTCGGTGTACGCCCTGCGCCACCTGCCGGCGCTGAACTGGCTGGTGCTGGGCCACAACTTCCAGGGCCTCCAGGCCATCGACTTGGCGCAGAAAACGCTGGTGCACGCCGCCGCCCTGCCGCCGGTGGCCATCTTCGAAATTGTGGCGTCGGAAAGCCGCCAGCGCCTGTACGCGGGCCTGGCCGATGGCACGCTGGCCGTGCTCACGCTGCCCGACCTGCGCCTCGAAAAGCTGCTGCGCGTGGCCCAGGGCAAAAGCCTGCGCTGCCTGGCCCTGCACGAGGGCCGCGCCGAGCTGGCCGTGGGCAGCTCCGACGCCCTCACCCGCATCCTCGACCTCGACTCGCTGGCCCTAAAATACGAGCTGGGCGAGAGCACCAACTCGGTGTTCTCGGTCGCCTATTCGCCCGACGGCGGGACGCTGCTCACGGCCGGGCGCGACGCCCAGATCCGGGCCTGGGACGTGGCCACTGGCTACGCGCTGGCCCAAACCGTGGGGGCCCACATGTACACCATCAACCACCTGGCCTTCAGCCCCGACGGGCGCTACCTGGCCTCCTGCAGCCTCGACAAAAGCATTAAAATCTGGGACGCCGCCGACCGTACGCTGCTGCGCGTGCTCGACCGGGCCCGGGCGGCTGGCCACGGCACGTCGGTGAACCGCCTGGTTTGGCCGGGTACCGAAAACCGGCTAGTTTCGTGCAGCGACGACCGCAGCCTGGCCGTGTGGCAGGTGGGCACTTAG